The DNA region TgcaactgtaattttttttttttttggagggtcTGTGTCTTATATTGGGTTTGAACTCCAGGACTATAGCTAGGAATCAGGTCATTGAGTATCCTGTCTACAGACTCAGGTTAGCAGGAAATCAAACACCCCCTGCACTGGCAGCTGGATGAACAAAGGTGGGGTGGACATCAGATGTAGGTCTGGGTCTTTGGGCCTGTGTTCAAAGGCCTTCGTCTGTTTTCCTGTTATAGCCCTGGCCTTCATCCATACATTCCTGACACTTTTTTACTTGATAGCCTCTGCAGGAGCTGTTACTCTTTTTGCTCCATTCATACCTACTCCTTTTCTTTTTGCCACTCAGCCAGATAGGTAGAGGCTACTACTTCCAGGAGTCCTTCCCCAACATATTAGAAGCTGACTTGGATAACACCATATACTCCCAAGAACCTTTAATGGTAGCTGTGTCTTTACTTCCAGACTGGGCTCTTTGAGGATTGAGGTATTTGCCTATATTCCTGGGACTGCTATttagaaaaacagcaaaacaaaacaaaacaaaaacaaaccacgtTGGTAGCACACACTGCTTGGGGGGCTGAGCAGCAGATCACTTGCACCAACCTGTTCAAGACCCGGAGCATAGCAAGCTCCATTTCAAGGAATAGAAAAAAGTGTGGAATTTAGCTGAGCTCTTGGCATACACTTGTAATCCTAACAGTCGGAGTGTGAATTTGAGGCCGGTTTGGACTATGTAGCAGGCTCCAgaactatgtagtgagaccctgtgtcccAAACAACCAAGTATGGATGGTAGcacttgcctgtaatcccagcacttgagagatatTGACAGAGGGGTTAGGGTTCAAGGCTGGCTTCAGCTGTAGaaggagttggagaccagcctagCCAATAGGGACTTTGTCttaaagcaagaaaagaaaaatgccgTCTAATTAAAATGATGAACCAGATCTAAATCTCCACAgaagcccagtggtagagcagaTGCTCCGAGGTACTTTGAGTGTGTATCCCAAATGAACCAACATAGTAGAGGAGGTCAGGAGACCTCAGAGAGATCTGTTCTGGCCAGAAAGAGGGGGCCTGGCTCAAGCCACCAacctttttttagctctgtatctTGGTACCATTCTCATCAACTCTTTTCTTCTTGCTTTGGAGGTACCAAGTGCTGGTTTGTGGATGCCCAGGCAGATCTGCAGTGCCCAATGCCATGAGCATGGTAGTGCAGCATGTGGAGGAGAAAGCTGTGCATTCGTGGTCACGCATCTCCACAGCAGGGAAGAAAGCCCTGGAAGAGGCCCTCCTTGTGTTTAATCCCATGAGCCAGGATCTCAGTGCCACAGAGGCCCAGCTTGTGGCCTTCCTCCAGGGTCTTCGAGATGATGGCTTCCAACCGACCATTCTTCGAAGTGGGGATGTCTATGGTTATAGTTCATGTACAGCCAGCCCCCCCAGCCAGACAAAGCTACAAGCTCGTACCATCAACCCACCTGCCACGTCACTTCCTGCCAGGGCTCCCCAAACTGCTAAGTCAGTCCCTACAGGCCAGACCACCTTGCTCCCTGTGCCACTGTCTGGCAGGCTGGCTAAAGGGTCCACACCAGCCCTTGCCAAGCACACTACCACTAACCTGCTGCTGAGCTCCCTGAAGCAGTCAAATGCCAGCAACACCAGTGGTACAACAGTAGGCTTCCCTGCCCACCTCTATCCAGGCGTCTACCCCGCCATGCAGCTCTCTGTGGTCCTTGAAGCACTAGTCCCACTCAAGACTCCCTGCTTGGATGTTAAGCATAGGGCACAGTCATTGCAGCTGTCACTTGCAAAATCTTCCCTAAAACTGAGGAAAGGTTCAGGGAACCCACAGTCCAAAGCACCCAGAAGAATCACAAGCAAGGGCCTCAAGTATCTGACTAGCAAAGGCCCTGGGGCTGGTCTCCGACGAGGTGCTGGAACCCAGAGCAATGGCGCCCGAATGAAAGGGCGCTCTACCTTGGGCACCAAAACAGTCCGGGGCAAGGCACCTCGAACCCTGACCAAAGCTGTTTGTGCTCGTGCCAGTGTGGCTCCAGCCAAGACCAAGACAGTAAGGGTCAGGGCCAAAGTAAAGCAGGCCAAGCCCAAGGcagccaaagccaaagccaagGCCGCTGCGCTGAGGGGCAAGGCCAAAGACAAGGCAGTCCAGGCCAAGGCCAAAGCAGCTCGGACCAAGCACAAGAAAAGGCCAAAGGGATATGTTCAGACCAGAACTGGAAGAACAAGCCTGAAAAATAGCTCTGAGACTGTggggcagaagaggaagaaggctgAGGAGACCAAAGGTCTTCCTCCTAAGAAGAGAGCACGGTGTGTACCCCGATCTAAGGCACGGCTGGGAACTGGAACAGCTAAACCTCAGAAGTCCCAGACCATAAAGGTAGACAGGAAGTGCTCAGACGATGAGGTTCGACAGTGTGCCCAACAGATCCTCCGTGTGAATCTCTCTCCTGTAGTATTGCTCCAGCCATTGCTGCCAGTTTGATTCCATACTCCCCGTCCTGGGTCCTTGCCACAGTACTTGGGAGAAGAGTTGAGCTGTCCTTGTGGCCAGCAGCAGTGTGCAGTGCTCACAACTGCAGCTTCCTGGACTCTGGGAACCCCCGGGACCCCTGTGGTCACCAACATCCTTTCAGACACTGAGGGTTTGGGTGGGGTGGGTTGTGGGAGGGGTGTTCTCATGGCTCAATGCACTGTGACTTGTTCTTCAAATTGTATATCCACCGTTCATCTATCATACTTTATACCTTTCCGCCTTCCGGTCTCCCTGCTCACCCTCCATGGTCTTATTGGTTGATTTTGGTGTGTGGGAGCTAGTGGCTGTCAGAAATCTAGCAGCAGGCTTGGAGAGAGTGCCCTAGTAGCTTGAAGCAGGTCATTAATTTAAATGATATGGTGAGGATGATGGAATGGTGCCCTCAGGCTTCTGGAGAGAGGTGGGGAAATTCTGGTGCTTGTTTCTGTGAATGTGTGAGAGATCccaaggggaggggcagagacacTCCTTGAGTGTCCCAGTTTTGAACCAGATGGGCCCCATTCAAAATTGTTTGCAGCTCAGTGGGAAATGCAGCACCAAGCAGGTTTTTAGGCCAGGGAAAGAAGTCTTTGTGGTACTGCTCTCTAGAGGCCAGGCTTTAAGGTTTTGCCTGGGCTTTTCTGGGGGGAGGGGACGTGCTTAAAAGACTTGAAGTGCCGCTTTTCTGCTAAGGTGACCAACCTCAATTTTCCCAGTTGGTAACAAGAGGTTAGGCTGGACCACAAAACCTTCCTAACTGTCCAGAGacttttctctgtggtaactGGTGACAGAACCAAGGAGGCCTCTACCCTTACCTCAGCAGTGCTTTCTGACTGATTTCTACAAACTCTGTCTTACTCTGGAGTCCAACCTCACCACGCCCCCTAACATGGCCTGTGCACAGTGGACATTGTTGGTCCCTTCTGCTTTGGAGAAGCTGGGCCCTCAGTGGGAGCAGCAGTTGAGGCTGGAAGACCGTGCTTAGGTAAAGAGCGAGCACGTCATCCTTGTACTTGGGAATTAGAGTACGAGTTTGATGTCAGTataagctacatagtgagaccccctCTGCCTgtctttggttgttttttttgagacagggtttctctgtgtagccctggctgtcctggaacttgactttgtagtccaggctggcctcagactcaaagatctgcctgcctccgcctctgcctccgcctctgcctccgcctctgcctccgcctccgcctccgcctccgcctccgcctccgcctccgcctccgcctcaagcgctggaattaaaggcatgggctaccAGACCAAGCAAGGGGAATGGCTTACTGGTTAAGAGGATTTAGCTGCTTTTTCAGAAGACCCTGTTGTGGCTCCCAGGAAAGGCAGCTCACAAACGCCTTTTTCTGCCTTCAGGGGTCTTACATCTTCTTACGGCTTCGGTGGTCAcaggcagacaaacacacatacaaataaatgtttaaaaaaataatagcacAACTGGACTAAGCagcagttctttgagaaaagatgGTGTCGAGACTCTTGAACTTCAGTGATGTTGATAAACAAAAGAATCATGTGAAATACCTTCAATAAAAACGCActggccaggctggagagatggctcagaggctaagagcactggttgctgtctgtagctccagtcccaAAGGATCTGACCTTGTCTGGCTTCACTGGGCACCAGGCAGATCTGTGGttacatgcatgcaggtaaaacacctcGGTAGCCGgattttggctactttgtgggtccttttcttcttccaccctttcgacaccctaacactagataggagagaaagggtaGAAGGGAAAGGGGGCAAAGTCAtccttagactacttcctgctgattaggggtgaTGAGtcccttggggcaagtttgatctttgtcATCAGggtgtctaatttcttctttGCACACGACTTCTTAACAAACCTCGGCCAACAGCAGCCAACAGCCCACCTTCAGGCCTTAGCATTTATATAccttctgaaaagtccccagaattccaaaca from Rattus norvegicus strain BN/NHsdMcwi chromosome 8, GRCr8, whole genome shotgun sequence includes:
- the Ccdc71 gene encoding coiled-coil domain-containing protein 71 — protein: MSMVVQHVEEKAVHSWSRISTAGKKALEEALLVFNPMSQDLSATEAQLVAFLQGLRDDGFQPTILRSGDVYGYSSCTASPPSQTKLQARTINPPATSLPARAPQTAKSVPTGQTTLLPVPLSGRLAKGSTPALAKHTTTNLLLSSLKQSNASNTSGTTVGFPAHLYPGVYPAMQLSVVLEALVPLKTPCLDVKHRAQSLQLSLAKSSLKLRKGSGNPQSKAPRRITSKGLKYLTSKGPGAGLRRGAGTQSNGARMKGRSTLGTKTVRGKAPRTLTKAVCARASVAPAKTKTVRVRAKVKQAKPKAAKAKAKAAALRGKAKDKAVQAKAKAARTKHKKRPKGYVQTRTGRTSLKNSSETVGQKRKKAEETKGLPPKKRARCVPRSKARLGTGTAKPQKSQTIKVDRKCSDDEVRQCAQQILRVNLSPVVLLQPLLPV
- the Ccdc71 gene encoding coiled-coil domain-containing protein 71 isoform X1 — protein: MIEMRQRRATQHRYQVLVCGCPGRSAVPNAMSMVVQHVEEKAVHSWSRISTAGKKALEEALLVFNPMSQDLSATEAQLVAFLQGLRDDGFQPTILRSGDVYGYSSCTASPPSQTKLQARTINPPATSLPARAPQTAKSVPTGQTTLLPVPLSGRLAKGSTPALAKHTTTNLLLSSLKQSNASNTSGTTVGFPAHLYPGVYPAMQLSVVLEALVPLKTPCLDVKHRAQSLQLSLAKSSLKLRKGSGNPQSKAPRRITSKGLKYLTSKGPGAGLRRGAGTQSNGARMKGRSTLGTKTVRGKAPRTLTKAVCARASVAPAKTKTVRVRAKVKQAKPKAAKAKAKAAALRGKAKDKAVQAKAKAARTKHKKRPKGYVQTRTGRTSLKNSSETVGQKRKKAEETKGLPPKKRARCVPRSKARLGTGTAKPQKSQTIKVDRKCSDDEVRQCAQQILRVNLSPVVLLQPLLPV